Proteins from a genomic interval of Zingiber officinale cultivar Zhangliang chromosome 2A, Zo_v1.1, whole genome shotgun sequence:
- the LOC122040567 gene encoding microtubule-associated protein futsch-like isoform X2 — MQSRSRVSEMLTRSFKPQKCKTSLKLAVSRIKLLKNKREVLVKQMRRDLAQLLETGQEQTARIRVEHVIREQKTMSAYELIEIYCEIIDSRLPIIESQKACPIDLKEAISSVIFASPRCADIPELMDIRKHLTAKYGKDFAKAALELRPESGVSRMMVEKLSANAPDIQTKVNVMTEIAKEHDIKWESKAFEEQVQKPKDDLLSGPSSFSSLDKMEIKSFNEKPSFVHGQNSESTTTVSPYNTTSQPQVKSTLAEEENVHGSNWKLEFEDATSAAEAAAESAERASMAARAAAELVRSGNVSSPSFGNAPSAYVMKNEGSQSTKSKYQDRNYTSRLETSEDTDRKGSEFVKPKTQDVQKDDLVRTNKLTEDETSNNNLDGREKPMSEKTQFIGSAVHPVSGNNFHQDDTKPHHYAQGSLSDSRSASKSDADDSDNAEGNDDSVTDYDQGHDTYPFSIHSNIFKENKTTDYVEDQTEAHSFSVHFDDYDDQSRHNERNLLDSFLPQQRGYPSPSLNTDSWRNKESATGFLNNEFISSHSFIEQQQTDYSEKIEKADFQEDSDGKLPPKYDSPKYDSGSENEIEMEKANAGVQNNEIRSSHSFSEQHQSDHSENIRKAGPQSDSDDNLHPKYDSPRYDSPSESEDEMEKVNLLERRGSSNFVDADNSAGRGPLPAQPSHRTSSMDDGMIFDEVRGSTEEESEDVTASNEGYDSGVLNFGRLSGGLRNKGYTGPSHLQKSNADVLSRTKLNSYDTSLNNNEEINVSAAVFSADIEEKQSKDLHTNASRIKIRASRANTDTSLGSDGRLADGSSRSVYSEYRTEDLGSPVYESNLQQQEGKELSKTFLRTSATSPSVDSNTEQIYATGARQSRDSVRTFRNQKLNMQIKTPSESEVSEEGLDSQKAHVRPYNALSSRKPISNSNFDDSETDNLGSQTASVIGDGNAIKFSRRTRPAAQVKEDKAPTILNPARDSQAFQLKSATGSSFAKIKHSEDFEGTERSQHRQPYSLTQEAPVKHLLTEPSTISESMKLSQDKSRQSSVKEKNEKSTTTNSYSKATSREPSAKHLPTEPSAVRESSRLSQDKSRHPPVEENNEKSTATNSSSTSISRENSSKNSSHVHPNLPDYDSIAAHFQSLRANVRK, encoded by the exons ATGCAGAGCAGGTCGAGGGTCTCGGAGATGCTGACCAGGAGCTTCAAGCCCCAGAAATG CAAGACGTCGCTGAAGCTGGCGGTGTCTCGTATAAAACTGCTCAAGAACAAGCGGGAGGTGTTAGTGAAGCAGATGCGGCGGGATTTGGCTCAGCTCCTGGAGACTGGACAGGAGCAAACCGCTAGGATTCGG GTTGAACATGTTATAAGAGAACAGAAGACTATGTCAGCATATGAGCTCATTGAGATATATTGTGAAATCATTGATTCACGTTTACCAATAATCGAGTCACAGAA GGCTTGCCCCATAGATCTGAAGGAAGCAATATCAAGTGTAATATTTGCATCCCCAAGATGTGCAGATATCCCAGAACTTATGGATATTCGTAAACATTTAACAGCAAAGTATGGTAAAGATTTTGCTAAGGCTGCTCTTGAACTTCGGCCAGAATCTGGAGTTAGCCGTATG ATGGTTGAAAAATTATCAGCAAATGCACCTGATATTCAGACAAAAGTTAACGTCATGACTGAAATTGCTAAAGAACATGACATCAAATGGGAATCAAAAGCATTTGAGGAGCAAGTTCAAAAGCCTAAGGATGACTTGCTG AGTGGTCCATCCTCTTTCAGTAGTTTGGATAAGATGGAAATTAAATCCTTCAATGAGAAACCCTCATTTGTTCATGGACAGAATAGTGAATCGACTACCACAGTCTCTCCATATAATACTACAAGTCAACCACAAG TCAAATCAACACTTGCTGAGGAAGAGAATGTGCATGGTTCTAATTGGAAACTTGAATTTGAGGATGCGACTTCTGCTGCTGAGGCAGCTGCTGAATCTGCTGAAAGAGCTAGCATGGCAGCTAGAGCTGCTGCTGAATTAGTAAGGAGTGGGAATGTTTCTAGCCCGTCTTTTGGTAATGCACCATCTGCTTATGTTATGAAAAATGAAGGCTCTCAGTCAACAAAAAGCAAATATCAGGATAGGAATTACACTTCTCGTTTAGAGACATCTGAGGATACTGATCGAAAAGGTTCTGAGTTTGTGAAACCAAAGACACAAGATGTGCAGAAAGATGACTTGGTAAGGACCAACAAATTAACTGAAGATGAAACCTCAAATAATAATCTCGATGGTAGAGAAAAACCGATGTCAGAGAAGACTCAGTTCATTGGTTCGGCAGTCCATCCAGTATCAGGAAATAATTTTCACCAAGATGACACCAAACCGCATCATTATGCTCAAGGAAGCCTTTCGGATAGTAGATCTGCATCTAAGTCTGATGCTGATGATAGTGATAATGCTGAAGGTAATGATGATAGTGTTACAGACTATGATCAAGGACATGACACATATCCTTTTTCAATTCATTCTAATATCTTCAAGGAAAATAAAACAACGGATTATGTTGAGGATCAAACTGAAGCCCATTCTTTCAGTGTACATTTTGATGACTATGATGATCAATCAAGGCACAATGAAAGGAACTTGTTAGACTCATTTTTGCCGCAACAAAGAGGATATCCTAGTCCCTCATTAAACACGGACTCCTGGAGAAATAAGGAGAGTGCAACTGGATTTCTAAATAATGAATTCATCTCCTCACATTCTTTCATAGAACAACAACAAACAGATTATTCTGAGAAGATAGAAAAGGCTGATTTTCAGGAAGATTCAGATGGCAAACTGCCTCCAAAGTATGACTCGCCAAAATATGACTCTGGTTCAGAAAATGAAATCGAGATGGAGAAAGCAAATGCTGGAGTTCAAAACAACGAAATCAGATCCTCACATTCATTCTCAGAACAACACCAAAGTGATCATTCAGAGAATATCAGAAAGGCTGGCCCTCAGTCGGATTCTGATGACAATCTGCATCCGAAATATGACTCACCAAGATATGATTCTCCTTCAGAGAGTGAAGACGAGATGGAGAAGGTGAATTTATTGGAGCGCAGGGGATCAAGCAATTTTGTAGATGCTGATAACAGTGCTGGGAGAGGCCCATTACCAGCACAACCTAGTCATAGAACCAGTTCCATGGATGATGGCATGATATTTGATGAAG TGCGAGGATCAACAGAAGAAGAATCAGAAGATGTAACTGCATCAAATGAAGGGTATGACAGTGGAGTCCTGAACTTTGGTAGATTGTCTGGTGGATTGAGGAATAAAGGATACACTGGTCCATCTCATTTACAAAAAAGCAATGCTGATGTTTTATCCAGGACAAAACTAAATTCTTATGATACTTCTCTTAACAACAATGAAGAGATAAATGTCAGTGCAGCAGTTTTTTCGGCAGACATTGAAGAGAAACAGAGTAAAGATTTGCATACAAATGCTTCCAGGATTAAGATAAGAGCTTCTAGAGCTAATACGGATACTAGTCTTGGTAGTGATGGGCGGTTGGCAGATGGTTCATCAAGATCAGTTTACTCTGAGTATAGAACTGAGGATTTGGGCAGTCCAGTTTATGAGTCAAATCTCCAGCAGCAAGAAGGAAAAGAGCTTAGCAAAACATTTTTAAGAACCTCAGCAACAAGCCCAAGCGTAGACAGCAACACAGAGCAAATTTATGCAACTGGGGCTAGACAGTCAAGAGACAGTGTTCGGACCTTCCGAAACCAGAAGTTGAACATGCAAATTAAAACACCATCAGAATCTGAAGTCTCAGAAGAGGGACTTGACAGTCAGAAAGCACATGTGAGACCTTATAATGCCTTGAGCTCCAGAAAGCCAATCAGTAACTCTAATTTTGATGACAGCGAGACGGACAACCTTGGGTCACAAACCGCTTCTGTAATAGGAGACGGAAATGCTATTAAGTTTTCTCGAAGAACAAGACCCGCAGCACAAGTTAAAGAAGACAAAGCCCCAACCATATTGAATCCTGCAAGGGATTCACAGGCTTTTCAATTAAAGTCTGCAACTGGATCTTCTTTTGCCAAAATAAAGCACTCTGAAGATTTTGAGGGCACCGAGAGGTCTCAGCATCGACAACCGTACTCATTGACCCAAGAAGCTCCAGTGAAACACTTGCTAACTGAACCATCCACCATTAGCGAAAGTATGAAATTATCTCAGGATAAGTCAAGGCAGTCTTCTGTTAAAGAAAAAAACGAAAAATCAACTACGACCAATTCATATTCAAAAGCAACTTCACGTGAACCTTCAGCGAAACACTTGCCAACTGAGCCATCTGCAGTCAGGGAAAGTAGTAGGTTATCCCAAGATAAGTCTAGGCATCCTCCTGTTgaagaaaataatgaaaaatctacTGCAACCAATTCAAGTTCAACATCAATTTCACGTGAAAACTCTTCAAAAAATTCATCTCATGTTCATCCCAACCTTCCTGATTACGACTCTATTGCCGCTCACTTTCAGTCACTTCGAGCAAATGTGCGTAAGTAG
- the LOC122040567 gene encoding microtubule-associated protein futsch-like isoform X1 translates to MQSRSRVSEMLTRSFKPQKCKTSLKLAVSRIKLLKNKREVLVKQMRRDLAQLLETGQEQTARIRVEHVIREQKTMSAYELIEIYCEIIDSRLPIIESQKACPIDLKEAISSVIFASPRCADIPELMDIRKHLTAKYGKDFAKAALELRPESGVSRMMVEKLSANAPDIQTKVNVMTEIAKEHDIKWESKAFEEQVQKPKDDLLSGPSSFSSLDKMEIKSFNEKPSFVHGQNSESTTTVSPYNTTSQPQVKSTLAEEENVHGSNWKLEFEDATSAAEAAAESAERASMAARAAAELVRSGNVSSPSFGNAPSAYVMKNEGSQSTKSKYQDRNYTSRLETSEDTDRKGSEFVKPKTQDVQKDDLVRTNKLTEDETSNNNLDGREKPMSEKTQFIGSAVHPVSGNNFHQDDTKPHHYAQGSLSDSRSASKSDADDSDNAEGNDDSVTDYDQGHDTYPFSIHSNIFKENKTTDYVEDQTEAHSFSVHFDDYDDQSRHNERNLLDSFLPQQRGYPSPSLNTDSWRNKESATGFLNNEFISSHSFIEQQQTDYSEKIEKADFQEDSDGKLPPKYDSPKYDSGSENEIEMEKANAGVQNNEIRSSHSFSEQHQSDHSENIRKAGPQSDSDDNLHPKYDSPRYDSPSESEDEMEKVNLLERRGSSNFVDADNSAGRGPLPAQPSHRTSSMDDGMIFDEGNQVSPSFHNERNLEVEKGSNDKDRRSGLIVHNNQQSQRIDISSHSDDTVRGSTEEESEDVTASNEGYDSGVLNFGRLSGGLRNKGYTGPSHLQKSNADVLSRTKLNSYDTSLNNNEEINVSAAVFSADIEEKQSKDLHTNASRIKIRASRANTDTSLGSDGRLADGSSRSVYSEYRTEDLGSPVYESNLQQQEGKELSKTFLRTSATSPSVDSNTEQIYATGARQSRDSVRTFRNQKLNMQIKTPSESEVSEEGLDSQKAHVRPYNALSSRKPISNSNFDDSETDNLGSQTASVIGDGNAIKFSRRTRPAAQVKEDKAPTILNPARDSQAFQLKSATGSSFAKIKHSEDFEGTERSQHRQPYSLTQEAPVKHLLTEPSTISESMKLSQDKSRQSSVKEKNEKSTTTNSYSKATSREPSAKHLPTEPSAVRESSRLSQDKSRHPPVEENNEKSTATNSSSTSISRENSSKNSSHVHPNLPDYDSIAAHFQSLRANVRK, encoded by the exons ATGCAGAGCAGGTCGAGGGTCTCGGAGATGCTGACCAGGAGCTTCAAGCCCCAGAAATG CAAGACGTCGCTGAAGCTGGCGGTGTCTCGTATAAAACTGCTCAAGAACAAGCGGGAGGTGTTAGTGAAGCAGATGCGGCGGGATTTGGCTCAGCTCCTGGAGACTGGACAGGAGCAAACCGCTAGGATTCGG GTTGAACATGTTATAAGAGAACAGAAGACTATGTCAGCATATGAGCTCATTGAGATATATTGTGAAATCATTGATTCACGTTTACCAATAATCGAGTCACAGAA GGCTTGCCCCATAGATCTGAAGGAAGCAATATCAAGTGTAATATTTGCATCCCCAAGATGTGCAGATATCCCAGAACTTATGGATATTCGTAAACATTTAACAGCAAAGTATGGTAAAGATTTTGCTAAGGCTGCTCTTGAACTTCGGCCAGAATCTGGAGTTAGCCGTATG ATGGTTGAAAAATTATCAGCAAATGCACCTGATATTCAGACAAAAGTTAACGTCATGACTGAAATTGCTAAAGAACATGACATCAAATGGGAATCAAAAGCATTTGAGGAGCAAGTTCAAAAGCCTAAGGATGACTTGCTG AGTGGTCCATCCTCTTTCAGTAGTTTGGATAAGATGGAAATTAAATCCTTCAATGAGAAACCCTCATTTGTTCATGGACAGAATAGTGAATCGACTACCACAGTCTCTCCATATAATACTACAAGTCAACCACAAG TCAAATCAACACTTGCTGAGGAAGAGAATGTGCATGGTTCTAATTGGAAACTTGAATTTGAGGATGCGACTTCTGCTGCTGAGGCAGCTGCTGAATCTGCTGAAAGAGCTAGCATGGCAGCTAGAGCTGCTGCTGAATTAGTAAGGAGTGGGAATGTTTCTAGCCCGTCTTTTGGTAATGCACCATCTGCTTATGTTATGAAAAATGAAGGCTCTCAGTCAACAAAAAGCAAATATCAGGATAGGAATTACACTTCTCGTTTAGAGACATCTGAGGATACTGATCGAAAAGGTTCTGAGTTTGTGAAACCAAAGACACAAGATGTGCAGAAAGATGACTTGGTAAGGACCAACAAATTAACTGAAGATGAAACCTCAAATAATAATCTCGATGGTAGAGAAAAACCGATGTCAGAGAAGACTCAGTTCATTGGTTCGGCAGTCCATCCAGTATCAGGAAATAATTTTCACCAAGATGACACCAAACCGCATCATTATGCTCAAGGAAGCCTTTCGGATAGTAGATCTGCATCTAAGTCTGATGCTGATGATAGTGATAATGCTGAAGGTAATGATGATAGTGTTACAGACTATGATCAAGGACATGACACATATCCTTTTTCAATTCATTCTAATATCTTCAAGGAAAATAAAACAACGGATTATGTTGAGGATCAAACTGAAGCCCATTCTTTCAGTGTACATTTTGATGACTATGATGATCAATCAAGGCACAATGAAAGGAACTTGTTAGACTCATTTTTGCCGCAACAAAGAGGATATCCTAGTCCCTCATTAAACACGGACTCCTGGAGAAATAAGGAGAGTGCAACTGGATTTCTAAATAATGAATTCATCTCCTCACATTCTTTCATAGAACAACAACAAACAGATTATTCTGAGAAGATAGAAAAGGCTGATTTTCAGGAAGATTCAGATGGCAAACTGCCTCCAAAGTATGACTCGCCAAAATATGACTCTGGTTCAGAAAATGAAATCGAGATGGAGAAAGCAAATGCTGGAGTTCAAAACAACGAAATCAGATCCTCACATTCATTCTCAGAACAACACCAAAGTGATCATTCAGAGAATATCAGAAAGGCTGGCCCTCAGTCGGATTCTGATGACAATCTGCATCCGAAATATGACTCACCAAGATATGATTCTCCTTCAGAGAGTGAAGACGAGATGGAGAAGGTGAATTTATTGGAGCGCAGGGGATCAAGCAATTTTGTAGATGCTGATAACAGTGCTGGGAGAGGCCCATTACCAGCACAACCTAGTCATAGAACCAGTTCCATGGATGATGGCATGATATTTGATGAAGGTAATCAAGTTTCACCTTCCTTTCATAATGAAAGAAATCTTGAAGTCGAAAAAGGTTCTAATGATAAGGATCGGAGATCTGGTCTTATTGTGCATAATAACCAGCAAAGTCAAAGAATTGACATATCTTCTCACTCTGATGATACAGTGCGAGGATCAACAGAAGAAGAATCAGAAGATGTAACTGCATCAAATGAAGGGTATGACAGTGGAGTCCTGAACTTTGGTAGATTGTCTGGTGGATTGAGGAATAAAGGATACACTGGTCCATCTCATTTACAAAAAAGCAATGCTGATGTTTTATCCAGGACAAAACTAAATTCTTATGATACTTCTCTTAACAACAATGAAGAGATAAATGTCAGTGCAGCAGTTTTTTCGGCAGACATTGAAGAGAAACAGAGTAAAGATTTGCATACAAATGCTTCCAGGATTAAGATAAGAGCTTCTAGAGCTAATACGGATACTAGTCTTGGTAGTGATGGGCGGTTGGCAGATGGTTCATCAAGATCAGTTTACTCTGAGTATAGAACTGAGGATTTGGGCAGTCCAGTTTATGAGTCAAATCTCCAGCAGCAAGAAGGAAAAGAGCTTAGCAAAACATTTTTAAGAACCTCAGCAACAAGCCCAAGCGTAGACAGCAACACAGAGCAAATTTATGCAACTGGGGCTAGACAGTCAAGAGACAGTGTTCGGACCTTCCGAAACCAGAAGTTGAACATGCAAATTAAAACACCATCAGAATCTGAAGTCTCAGAAGAGGGACTTGACAGTCAGAAAGCACATGTGAGACCTTATAATGCCTTGAGCTCCAGAAAGCCAATCAGTAACTCTAATTTTGATGACAGCGAGACGGACAACCTTGGGTCACAAACCGCTTCTGTAATAGGAGACGGAAATGCTATTAAGTTTTCTCGAAGAACAAGACCCGCAGCACAAGTTAAAGAAGACAAAGCCCCAACCATATTGAATCCTGCAAGGGATTCACAGGCTTTTCAATTAAAGTCTGCAACTGGATCTTCTTTTGCCAAAATAAAGCACTCTGAAGATTTTGAGGGCACCGAGAGGTCTCAGCATCGACAACCGTACTCATTGACCCAAGAAGCTCCAGTGAAACACTTGCTAACTGAACCATCCACCATTAGCGAAAGTATGAAATTATCTCAGGATAAGTCAAGGCAGTCTTCTGTTAAAGAAAAAAACGAAAAATCAACTACGACCAATTCATATTCAAAAGCAACTTCACGTGAACCTTCAGCGAAACACTTGCCAACTGAGCCATCTGCAGTCAGGGAAAGTAGTAGGTTATCCCAAGATAAGTCTAGGCATCCTCCTGTTgaagaaaataatgaaaaatctacTGCAACCAATTCAAGTTCAACATCAATTTCACGTGAAAACTCTTCAAAAAATTCATCTCATGTTCATCCCAACCTTCCTGATTACGACTCTATTGCCGCTCACTTTCAGTCACTTCGAGCAAATGTGCGTAAGTAG
- the LOC122040568 gene encoding ras-related protein RIC1-like isoform X1, translating into MNPEFDYLFKLLLIGDSGVGKSCLLLRFADDSYLESYISTIGVDFKIRTVEQDGKTIKLQIWDTAGQERFRTITSSYYRGAHGIIVVYDVTDEESFNNVKQWFSEIDRYASESVNKLLVGNKCDLTANRVISYETGKAFADEIGIPFLETSAKDATNVEQAFMTMAAEIKNRMASQPTMNTGLAATVKIQGRPVEQRSSCCS; encoded by the exons ATGAACCCCGAATT TGACTATCTCTTCAAGCTTCTGCTTATCGGTGATTCAGGTGTTGGAAAATCATGTCTTCTGTTGAGGTTTGCG GATGACTCATATTTGGAGAGTTACATTAGTACAATCGGTGTAGACTTT AAAATCCGCACAGTTGAGCAAGATGGGAAAACCATAAAGCTTCAAATT TGGGATACTGCTGGTCAAGAAAGATTCAGGACAATAACAAGCAGTTATTACCGTGGAGCTCACGGGATTATT GTGGTTTATGATGTAACTGATGAGGAAAGTTTCAACAATGTGAAACAATGGTTTAGTGAGATTGATAGGTATGCTAGTGAAAGTGTAAACAAGCTACTAGTGGGAAATAAATGCGATCTGACTGCAAACCGAGTGATTTCCTACGAAACTGGCAAG GCATTTGCCGATGAAATCGGGATACCATTCCTGGAGACTAGTGCAAAGGACGCAACAAATGTCGAACAAGCTTTTATGACAATGGCAGCTGAAATAAAGAACAG GATGGCAAGTCAACCAACAATGAACACTGGTTTAGCTGCTACAGTGAAGATACAAGGTCGACCGGTGGAACAGAGGAGCAGTTGCTGCTCCTGA
- the LOC122040568 gene encoding ras-related protein RIC1-like isoform X2, protein MNPEFDYLFKLLLIGDSGVGKSCLLLRFADDSYLESYISTIGVDFKIRTWDTAGQERFRTITSSYYRGAHGIIVVYDVTDEESFNNVKQWFSEIDRYASESVNKLLVGNKCDLTANRVISYETGKAFADEIGIPFLETSAKDATNVEQAFMTMAAEIKNRMASQPTMNTGLAATVKIQGRPVEQRSSCCS, encoded by the exons ATGAACCCCGAATT TGACTATCTCTTCAAGCTTCTGCTTATCGGTGATTCAGGTGTTGGAAAATCATGTCTTCTGTTGAGGTTTGCG GATGACTCATATTTGGAGAGTTACATTAGTACAATCGGTGTAGACTTT AAAATCCGCACA TGGGATACTGCTGGTCAAGAAAGATTCAGGACAATAACAAGCAGTTATTACCGTGGAGCTCACGGGATTATT GTGGTTTATGATGTAACTGATGAGGAAAGTTTCAACAATGTGAAACAATGGTTTAGTGAGATTGATAGGTATGCTAGTGAAAGTGTAAACAAGCTACTAGTGGGAAATAAATGCGATCTGACTGCAAACCGAGTGATTTCCTACGAAACTGGCAAG GCATTTGCCGATGAAATCGGGATACCATTCCTGGAGACTAGTGCAAAGGACGCAACAAATGTCGAACAAGCTTTTATGACAATGGCAGCTGAAATAAAGAACAG GATGGCAAGTCAACCAACAATGAACACTGGTTTAGCTGCTACAGTGAAGATACAAGGTCGACCGGTGGAACAGAGGAGCAGTTGCTGCTCCTGA
- the LOC122040568 gene encoding ras-related protein RIC1-like isoform X3: MNPEFDYLFKLLLIGDSGVGKSCLLLRFADDSYLESYISTIGVDFWDTAGQERFRTITSSYYRGAHGIIVVYDVTDEESFNNVKQWFSEIDRYASESVNKLLVGNKCDLTANRVISYETGKAFADEIGIPFLETSAKDATNVEQAFMTMAAEIKNRMASQPTMNTGLAATVKIQGRPVEQRSSCCS, from the exons ATGAACCCCGAATT TGACTATCTCTTCAAGCTTCTGCTTATCGGTGATTCAGGTGTTGGAAAATCATGTCTTCTGTTGAGGTTTGCG GATGACTCATATTTGGAGAGTTACATTAGTACAATCGGTGTAGACTTT TGGGATACTGCTGGTCAAGAAAGATTCAGGACAATAACAAGCAGTTATTACCGTGGAGCTCACGGGATTATT GTGGTTTATGATGTAACTGATGAGGAAAGTTTCAACAATGTGAAACAATGGTTTAGTGAGATTGATAGGTATGCTAGTGAAAGTGTAAACAAGCTACTAGTGGGAAATAAATGCGATCTGACTGCAAACCGAGTGATTTCCTACGAAACTGGCAAG GCATTTGCCGATGAAATCGGGATACCATTCCTGGAGACTAGTGCAAAGGACGCAACAAATGTCGAACAAGCTTTTATGACAATGGCAGCTGAAATAAAGAACAG GATGGCAAGTCAACCAACAATGAACACTGGTTTAGCTGCTACAGTGAAGATACAAGGTCGACCGGTGGAACAGAGGAGCAGTTGCTGCTCCTGA
- the LOC122044362 gene encoding 40S ribosomal protein S30: protein MGKVHGSLARAGKVRGQTPKVAKQDKKKKPRGRAHKRMQYNRRFVTAVVGFGKKRGPNSSEK, encoded by the exons ATGG GTAAGGTGCACGGTTCTTTGGCTCGCGCCGGGAAGGTTCGAGGGCAGACGCCGAAGGTGGCGAAGcaggacaagaagaagaagccccgCGGAAGGGCCCACAAACGCATGCAGTACAATCGTCGTTTCGTCACCGCCg TTGTTGGATTCGGGAAGAAGAGGGGCCCAAACTCGTCGGAGAAGTAA